A DNA window from Pungitius pungitius chromosome 1, fPunPun2.1, whole genome shotgun sequence contains the following coding sequences:
- the dip2ba gene encoding disco-interacting protein 2 homolog B-A isoform X1: MADRSVDLSALAKEVRDQLAELDLELSEGDITQKGYEKKKAKLLASYIPPSPNVDLSLPDVQLSPGHSVDPSPSPETPGPSTSSASKHHRAHRSGGARDDRYRSDIHTEAVQAALAKHKEEKMGLPMPTKRRSAFVQSPIDTCTPPDTSSASEDEGSLRRKAAFSAVLAQSLQSPDYWINRSVQSSSTSSSASSTLSHGEPKTQPQPQPQPAASLLADLLVNARIENNVPPDVTSSTPQERGSRLDLPPAVRGMSRGQSRSSMIETADGVPVNSRVSTKIQQLLNTLKRPKRPPLSEFFLDDSEEIVEVPQPDPNTPKPEGRQIIPVKGEPLGVVSNWPPALQAALARWGATQAKSPALTALDITGKPLYTLTYGKLWSRSLKLAYTLLNKLGTKTEPVLQPGDRVALVYPNSDPGMFWVAFYGCLLAEVIPVPIEVPLSRQDAGSQQIGFLLGSCGVSLALTSELCLKGLPKTPNGEIIQFKGWPRMKWVVTDTKYLTKPSKDWQPHIPTANTDTAYIEYKASKEGTVMGVAVSKISMLTHCQALTQACNYCEGETLVNVLDCKKDMGMWHGVLTSVMNRIHTITVPYAVMKACPMSWVQRVHIHKARVALVKCRDLHWAMMAHKDHRDSSLSSIRMLIVADGANPWSVSSCDAFLNVFQSHGLKPEVICPCATSPEALTVAIRRPGARGAPLPARAILSMGGLSHGVIRVNTEDKNSALTVQDVGHIMPGALMCIVKPDGPPQLCKTDEIGEIVINSRAGGTMYYGLHGVTKNTFEVIPVNQAGAPIGEIPFSRTGLLGFVGPGSLVFVVGKIEGLLMVSGRRHNADDLVATALAVEPVKTVYRGRIAVFSVTVFYDERIVIVAEQRPDASEEDSFQWMSRVLQAIDSIHQVGLYCLALVPANTLPKTPLGGIHICETKQNFLEGNLHPCNILLCPHTCVTNMPKPRQKQPVDVGPASMLVGNLVAGKRIAQATGRELGVVEDQDLIRKLCMWPTMMHQFLSEALQWRAQTDPDHVLYVLLNAKGVAVCTATCAQLHKRAEKITATLMERGGLNTGDNVVLLYPPGIDLIAAFYGCLYAGVIPVTVRPPHPQNLAATLPTVRMIIDVSKAACILTTQPLMRILRSREAAASVNIKTWPTIIDTDDLPRKRPPNIYKPPTAEMLAYLDFSVSTTGMLTGVKMSHAAISTLCRSIKLQCELYSSRQIAICLDPYCGLGFVLWCLSSVYSGHQSILIPPLELESSLPLWLSTLSQYKIRDTFCSYSVMELCTKGLGTQTEMLKARGLNLSCVRSCVVIAEERPRLALTQSFSKLFKDIGLSARAVSTAFGSRVNLAICLQGTAGPDPSTVYVDMKSLRHDRVRLVERGAPQSLPLMESGTILPGVRVIIVNPETRGPLGDSHLGEIWVNSPHCASGYYTIYGEESLQADHFNTKLSFGEPHTLWARTGYLGFIKRTELLDASGDRHDALFVVGSLDETLELRGLRYHPIDIETSVSRAHRCIAESAVFTWTNLLVVVAELSGSEQEALDLVPLVTNVVLEEHHLIVGVVVIVDPGVIPINSRGEKQRMHLRDSFLADQLDPIYVAYNM, encoded by the exons GTGACATAACGCAGAAAGGCtatgagaagaagaaggccaAACTGCTGGCCTCCTACATCCCCCCTTCACCCA ACGTGGATCTGTCCCTGCCGGATGTACAGCTTTCGCCCGGCCACAGTGTCGACCCCAGCCCAAGTCCAGAGACCCCGGGCCCCTCCACATCGTCGGCCTCCAAACACCACCGCGCACACCGCAGTGGAGGGGCCAGGGACGACCGCTACAGATCAG ACATCCACACTGAGGCTGTGCAGGCGGCACTGGCCAAACACAAAGAAGAGAAGATGGGCCTACCCATGCCGACCAAGAGACGCTCTGCCTTTGTCCAGTCTCCCATCGATACCTGCACACCTCCAG acaCATCTTCTGCATCAGAGGATGAGGGCTCACTGCGCAGGAAGGCAGCTTTCAGTGCAGTGCTAGCCCAGAGCCTGCAGAGCCCGGATTACTGGATCAACCGCTCGGTCCAgagctcctccacgtcctcGTCCGCGTCCTCCACCCTCTCCCATGGAGAGCCCAAGACGCAGCCTCAGCCACAGCCCCAGCCTGCCGCTTCCTTGTTGGCCGATTTACTGGTCAACGCACGCATCG aAAACAACGTCCCCCCTGATGTGACGTCCTCGACTCCCCAGGAGAGGGGGTCCAGGTTGGACTTGCCTCCAGCCGTCAGAGGCATGAGCCGTGGACAGAGCCGCTCCAGCATGATTGAAACTGCTGATG GCGTGCCTGTCAACAGTCGGGTGTCCACTAAGATCCAGCAGCTGTTGAACACACTCAAACGGCCAAAGAGACCACCACTCAGTGAATTCTTCCTTGATGATTCTGAGGAAATTGTAGAAG TGCCCCAGCCTGACCCCAACACCCCAAAGCCGGAGGGACGTCAAATCATCCCGGTGAAGGGAGAACCCCTCGGAGTGGTCAGTAACTGGCCTCCTGCCCTACAGGCTGCCCTCGCCCGCTGGGGGGCCACCCAGGCCAAGAGCCCTGCCCTGACTGCTCTGGACATCACCGGCAAGCCCCTCTACACACTCACATATG GAAAACTATGGAGTCGCAGTCTGAAATTGGCCTACACACTGCTGAATAAACTGGGCACCAAGACAGAACCGGTGCTACAACCTGGAGATCGG GTGGCACTAGTGTATCCCAACAGCGACCCTGGCATGTTCTGGGTGGCTTTCTATGGCTGCCTGTTAGCCGAGGTCATCCCAGTGCCCATCGAGGTACCCCTGTCCCGACAG GACGCAGGCAGCCAACAGATTGGCTTCCTATTGGGCAGCTGTGGCGTTAGTCTGGCCCTGACCAGTGAGTTGTGTCTCAAAGGGCTTCCCAAGACACCTAACGGGGAGATCATCCAGTTCAAAG GATGGCCAAGGATGAAATGGGTAGTGACGGACACCAAGTATCTGACCAAACCGTCCAAAGACTGGCAGCCTCACATCCCCACCGCCAACACAGACACTGCCTACATAGAG TACAAAGCCAGTAAGGAGGGAACGGTGATGGGAGTCGCTGTGTCAAAGATCTCAATGCTGACACACTGTCAAGCGCTGACGCAGGCCTGTAACTACTGCGAAG GGGAGACATTGGTCAACGTGTTGGACTGCAAGAAGGATATGGGCATGTGGCATGGTGTCTTAACG AGTGTCATGAACAGAATCCACACCATCACGGTGCCATATGCGGTCATGAAAGCATGTCCCATGTCCTGGGTGCAGAGGGTCCACATTCACAAAG CACGTGTGGCGTTGGTGAAGTGCCGTGACCTCCACTGGGCCATGATGGCTCACAAGGACCATAGGGACAGCAGCCTGTCCTCCATCCGTATGCTTATTGTGGCTGATGGAGCAAACCCAT GGTCGGTGTCGTCGTGTGATGCCTTTCTGAACGTGTTTCAGTCTCACGGTCTGAAGCCTGAGGTGATCTGCCCATGCGCCACCTCTCCTGAGGCTCTAACTGTGGCCATACGCAG GCCCGGTGCACGAGGAGCTCCTCTACCAGCCAGAGCCATCCTGTCCATGGGCGGACTGAGCCACGGGGTGATCAGGGTGAACACAGAGGACAAGAACTCTGCTCTCACCGTTCAGGATGTGGGACACATCATGCCTGGAG CCCTGATGTGCATTGTGAAGCCGGACGGGCCTCCTCAGCTCTGCAAAACTGATGAAATAGGAGAGATTGTTATCAACTCTCGGGCTGGAGGCACCATGTACTACGGCCTGCACGGGGTcaccaaaaacacatttgag GTGATCCCTGTCAACCAAGCCGGAGCACCAATAGGAGAAATTCCTTTCAGCCGAACGGGTCTGCTTGGATTTGTAGGACCG GGAAGTCTGGTGTTTGTTGTGGGAAAGATCGAGGGGCTGCTGATGGTGAGCGGGCGCCGCCACAACGCCGACGACCTGGTGGCCACTGCCCTGGCGGTGGAGCCGGTTAAAACAGTTTACAGGGGGAG GATCGCTGTGTTCTCAGTGACGGTGTTTTATGATGAGAGGATAGTGATCGTGGCGGAGCAGAGGCCTGACGCCAGTGAGGAAGACAGCTTCCAGTGGATGAGTCGAGTACTGCAG GCCATCGACAGTATCCACCAAGTCGGCCTGTACTGCCTTGCTCTAGTCCCGGCCAACACCCTCCCAAAGACGCCCCTCGGAGGCATCCACATCTGTGAAACCAAGCAGAACTTCCTGGAGGGAAACCTGCACCCCTGTAATATCCTCCTGTGCCCGCACACCTGTGTCACCAACATGCCCAAGCCACGCCAGAAGCAACCAG TGGATGTCGGCCCCGCCTCTATGCTGGTCGGCAACTTGGTGGCAGGGAAACGGATCGCCCAGGCTACAGGCAGAGAGCTCGGTGTGGTGGAGGACCAGGATCTGATCCGAAAG CTCTGTATGTGGCCCACTATGATG CACCAGTTTTTGTCTGAAGCTCTGCAATGGAGAGCGCAAACGGACCCGGACCACGTACTGTATGTGCTGCTCAATGCCAAG GGAGTGGCAGTGTGCACCGCTACTTGTGCACAGCTCCACAAGAGGGCCGAGAAAATCACAGCTACCCTGATGGAGAGAGGAGGCCTCAACACAGGGGACAATGTGGTGCTGCTTTATCccccag GTATTGACCTTATAGCTGCCTTCTATGGCTGTCTCTATGCGGGGGTCATCCCTGTGACGGTGAGGCCGCCCCACCCACAGAACCTGGCTGCCACTCTCCCCACGGTCCGCATGATCATTGAC GTGAGCAAGGCAGCCTGCATCCTCACCACTCAGCCTCTTATGAGGATCCTCAGGTCCAGGGAGGCCGCTGCCAGCGTCAACATCAAGACGTGGCCCACGATCATCGATACAG ACGATCTCCCCAGAAAGCGGCCTCCAAACATTTATAAACCGCCTACAGCTGAGATGCTGGCCTACCTGGACTTCAGCGTGTCCACCACTGGCATGTTGACTGGAGTCAAG ATGTCTCATGCTGCGATCAGCACTCTGTGCCGCTCCATTAAGCTGCAGTGTGAGCTCTACTCTTCACGCCAAATAGCCATCTGCCTGGACCCATACTGTGGCCTGGGCTTTGTCCTGTGGTGCCTCTCCAG TGTTTACTCAGGTCACCAGTCCATCCTTATTCCTCCTCTGGAGCTGGAGAGCTCACTGCCTCTGTGGCTGAGCACGCTCAGTCAGTACAAGATCAGAGACACCTTCTGCTCCTACTCGGTCATGGAGCTCTGCACCAAAGGTCTGGGAACCCAGACAGAGATGCTGAAG GCGCGGGGTCTGAACCTGTCGTGCGTGCGTAGCTGTGTGGTGATAGCGGAGGAGCGTCCTCGTCTTGCTCTCACGCAGTCCTTCTCCAAGCTCTTCAAAGATATCGGCCTTTCCGCGCGTGCCGTCAGCACCGCCTTTGGCTCCAGGGTCAACCTGGCCATCTGCCTGCAG GGCACTGCTGGACCGGACCCCTCCACCGTCTATGTTGACATGAAGTCGCTTCGCCACGACAG GGTGAGGCTTGTGGAACGAGGAGCACCACAGAGTCTTCCACTCATGGAGTCTGGCACT ATCCTCCCAGGAGTGAGGGTCATCATAGTCAACCCAGAGACCAGAGGGCCGCTCGGAGATTCGCATCTCGGGGAG ATCTGGGTAAACAGCCCTCACTGTGCCAGTGGCTACTACACCATCTACGGGGAGGAGAGCCTCCAGGCAGACCACTTCAACACCAAGCTCAGCTTCGGGGAGCCCCACACCCTGTGGGCCAGGACGGGCTACCTGGGATTCATCAAGAGGACCGAGCTACTGGATGCCAGCGGAG ATCGTCACGACGCCTTGTTTGTGGTGGGCTCTCTCGATGAAACGTTGGAGCTGAGGGGGCTGCGCTATCACCCCATCGACATCGAGACATCGGTGTCGCGAGCCCACCGCTGCATCGCAGAAAG CGCCGTGTTCACGTGGACCaacctgctggtggtggtggcggaaCTCAGCGGCTCGGAGCAGGAGGCCCTGGACCTGGTGCCCCTCGTCACCAACGTGGTCCTGGAGGAGCACCACCTCATCGTCGGGGTGGTGGTCATCGTGGACCCCGGGGTGATCCCCATCAACTccagaggagagaagcagaggatgcACCTGCGAGACTCCTTCCTGGCAGACCAACTGGACCCCATCTACGTGGCCTACAACATGTGA
- the dip2ba gene encoding disco-interacting protein 2 homolog B-A isoform X2 produces the protein MADRSVDLSALAKEVRDQLAELDLELSEGDITQKGYEKKKAKLLASYIPPSPNVDLSLPDVQLSPGHSVDPSPSPETPGPSTSSASKHHRAHRSGGARDDRYRSDIHTEAVQAALAKHKEEKMGLPMPTKRRSAFVQSPIDTCTPPDTSSASEDEGSLRRKAAFSAVLAQSLQSPDYWINRSVQSSSTSSSASSTLSHGEPKTQPQPQPQPAASLLADLLVNARIENNVPPDVTSSTPQERGSRLDLPPAVRGMSRGQSRSSMIETADGVPVNSRVSTKIQQLLNTLKRPKRPPLSEFFLDDSEEIVEVPQPDPNTPKPEGRQIIPVKGEPLGVVSNWPPALQAALARWGATQAKSPALTALDITGKPLYTLTYGKLWSRSLKLAYTLLNKLGTKTEPVLQPGDRVALVYPNSDPGMFWVAFYGCLLAEVIPVPIEVPLSRQDAGSQQIGFLLGSCGVSLALTSELCLKGLPKTPNGEIIQFKGWPRMKWVVTDTKYLTKPSKDWQPHIPTANTDTAYIEYKASKEGTVMGVAVSKISMLTHCQALTQACNYCEGETLVNVLDCKKDMGMWHGVLTSVMNRIHTITVPYAVMKACPMSWVQRVHIHKARVALVKCRDLHWAMMAHKDHRDSSLSSIRMLIVADGANPWSVSSCDAFLNVFQSHGLKPEVICPCATSPEALTVAIRRPGARGAPLPARAILSMGGLSHGVIRVNTEDKNSALTVQDVGHIMPGALMCIVKPDGPPQLCKTDEIGEIVINSRAGGTMYYGLHGVTKNTFEVIPVNQAGAPIGEIPFSRTGLLGFVGPGSLVFVVGKIEGLLMVSGRRHNADDLVATALAVEPVKTVYRGRIAVFSVTVFYDERIVIVAEQRPDASEEDSFQWMSRVLQAIDSIHQVGLYCLALVPANTLPKTPLGGIHICETKQNFLEGNLHPCNILLCPHTCVTNMPKPRQKQPVDVGPASMLVGNLVAGKRIAQATGRELGVVEDQDLIRKHQFLSEALQWRAQTDPDHVLYVLLNAKGVAVCTATCAQLHKRAEKITATLMERGGLNTGDNVVLLYPPGIDLIAAFYGCLYAGVIPVTVRPPHPQNLAATLPTVRMIIDVSKAACILTTQPLMRILRSREAAASVNIKTWPTIIDTDDLPRKRPPNIYKPPTAEMLAYLDFSVSTTGMLTGVKMSHAAISTLCRSIKLQCELYSSRQIAICLDPYCGLGFVLWCLSSVYSGHQSILIPPLELESSLPLWLSTLSQYKIRDTFCSYSVMELCTKGLGTQTEMLKARGLNLSCVRSCVVIAEERPRLALTQSFSKLFKDIGLSARAVSTAFGSRVNLAICLQGTAGPDPSTVYVDMKSLRHDRVRLVERGAPQSLPLMESGTILPGVRVIIVNPETRGPLGDSHLGEIWVNSPHCASGYYTIYGEESLQADHFNTKLSFGEPHTLWARTGYLGFIKRTELLDASGDRHDALFVVGSLDETLELRGLRYHPIDIETSVSRAHRCIAESAVFTWTNLLVVVAELSGSEQEALDLVPLVTNVVLEEHHLIVGVVVIVDPGVIPINSRGEKQRMHLRDSFLADQLDPIYVAYNM, from the exons GTGACATAACGCAGAAAGGCtatgagaagaagaaggccaAACTGCTGGCCTCCTACATCCCCCCTTCACCCA ACGTGGATCTGTCCCTGCCGGATGTACAGCTTTCGCCCGGCCACAGTGTCGACCCCAGCCCAAGTCCAGAGACCCCGGGCCCCTCCACATCGTCGGCCTCCAAACACCACCGCGCACACCGCAGTGGAGGGGCCAGGGACGACCGCTACAGATCAG ACATCCACACTGAGGCTGTGCAGGCGGCACTGGCCAAACACAAAGAAGAGAAGATGGGCCTACCCATGCCGACCAAGAGACGCTCTGCCTTTGTCCAGTCTCCCATCGATACCTGCACACCTCCAG acaCATCTTCTGCATCAGAGGATGAGGGCTCACTGCGCAGGAAGGCAGCTTTCAGTGCAGTGCTAGCCCAGAGCCTGCAGAGCCCGGATTACTGGATCAACCGCTCGGTCCAgagctcctccacgtcctcGTCCGCGTCCTCCACCCTCTCCCATGGAGAGCCCAAGACGCAGCCTCAGCCACAGCCCCAGCCTGCCGCTTCCTTGTTGGCCGATTTACTGGTCAACGCACGCATCG aAAACAACGTCCCCCCTGATGTGACGTCCTCGACTCCCCAGGAGAGGGGGTCCAGGTTGGACTTGCCTCCAGCCGTCAGAGGCATGAGCCGTGGACAGAGCCGCTCCAGCATGATTGAAACTGCTGATG GCGTGCCTGTCAACAGTCGGGTGTCCACTAAGATCCAGCAGCTGTTGAACACACTCAAACGGCCAAAGAGACCACCACTCAGTGAATTCTTCCTTGATGATTCTGAGGAAATTGTAGAAG TGCCCCAGCCTGACCCCAACACCCCAAAGCCGGAGGGACGTCAAATCATCCCGGTGAAGGGAGAACCCCTCGGAGTGGTCAGTAACTGGCCTCCTGCCCTACAGGCTGCCCTCGCCCGCTGGGGGGCCACCCAGGCCAAGAGCCCTGCCCTGACTGCTCTGGACATCACCGGCAAGCCCCTCTACACACTCACATATG GAAAACTATGGAGTCGCAGTCTGAAATTGGCCTACACACTGCTGAATAAACTGGGCACCAAGACAGAACCGGTGCTACAACCTGGAGATCGG GTGGCACTAGTGTATCCCAACAGCGACCCTGGCATGTTCTGGGTGGCTTTCTATGGCTGCCTGTTAGCCGAGGTCATCCCAGTGCCCATCGAGGTACCCCTGTCCCGACAG GACGCAGGCAGCCAACAGATTGGCTTCCTATTGGGCAGCTGTGGCGTTAGTCTGGCCCTGACCAGTGAGTTGTGTCTCAAAGGGCTTCCCAAGACACCTAACGGGGAGATCATCCAGTTCAAAG GATGGCCAAGGATGAAATGGGTAGTGACGGACACCAAGTATCTGACCAAACCGTCCAAAGACTGGCAGCCTCACATCCCCACCGCCAACACAGACACTGCCTACATAGAG TACAAAGCCAGTAAGGAGGGAACGGTGATGGGAGTCGCTGTGTCAAAGATCTCAATGCTGACACACTGTCAAGCGCTGACGCAGGCCTGTAACTACTGCGAAG GGGAGACATTGGTCAACGTGTTGGACTGCAAGAAGGATATGGGCATGTGGCATGGTGTCTTAACG AGTGTCATGAACAGAATCCACACCATCACGGTGCCATATGCGGTCATGAAAGCATGTCCCATGTCCTGGGTGCAGAGGGTCCACATTCACAAAG CACGTGTGGCGTTGGTGAAGTGCCGTGACCTCCACTGGGCCATGATGGCTCACAAGGACCATAGGGACAGCAGCCTGTCCTCCATCCGTATGCTTATTGTGGCTGATGGAGCAAACCCAT GGTCGGTGTCGTCGTGTGATGCCTTTCTGAACGTGTTTCAGTCTCACGGTCTGAAGCCTGAGGTGATCTGCCCATGCGCCACCTCTCCTGAGGCTCTAACTGTGGCCATACGCAG GCCCGGTGCACGAGGAGCTCCTCTACCAGCCAGAGCCATCCTGTCCATGGGCGGACTGAGCCACGGGGTGATCAGGGTGAACACAGAGGACAAGAACTCTGCTCTCACCGTTCAGGATGTGGGACACATCATGCCTGGAG CCCTGATGTGCATTGTGAAGCCGGACGGGCCTCCTCAGCTCTGCAAAACTGATGAAATAGGAGAGATTGTTATCAACTCTCGGGCTGGAGGCACCATGTACTACGGCCTGCACGGGGTcaccaaaaacacatttgag GTGATCCCTGTCAACCAAGCCGGAGCACCAATAGGAGAAATTCCTTTCAGCCGAACGGGTCTGCTTGGATTTGTAGGACCG GGAAGTCTGGTGTTTGTTGTGGGAAAGATCGAGGGGCTGCTGATGGTGAGCGGGCGCCGCCACAACGCCGACGACCTGGTGGCCACTGCCCTGGCGGTGGAGCCGGTTAAAACAGTTTACAGGGGGAG GATCGCTGTGTTCTCAGTGACGGTGTTTTATGATGAGAGGATAGTGATCGTGGCGGAGCAGAGGCCTGACGCCAGTGAGGAAGACAGCTTCCAGTGGATGAGTCGAGTACTGCAG GCCATCGACAGTATCCACCAAGTCGGCCTGTACTGCCTTGCTCTAGTCCCGGCCAACACCCTCCCAAAGACGCCCCTCGGAGGCATCCACATCTGTGAAACCAAGCAGAACTTCCTGGAGGGAAACCTGCACCCCTGTAATATCCTCCTGTGCCCGCACACCTGTGTCACCAACATGCCCAAGCCACGCCAGAAGCAACCAG TGGATGTCGGCCCCGCCTCTATGCTGGTCGGCAACTTGGTGGCAGGGAAACGGATCGCCCAGGCTACAGGCAGAGAGCTCGGTGTGGTGGAGGACCAGGATCTGATCCGAAAG CACCAGTTTTTGTCTGAAGCTCTGCAATGGAGAGCGCAAACGGACCCGGACCACGTACTGTATGTGCTGCTCAATGCCAAG GGAGTGGCAGTGTGCACCGCTACTTGTGCACAGCTCCACAAGAGGGCCGAGAAAATCACAGCTACCCTGATGGAGAGAGGAGGCCTCAACACAGGGGACAATGTGGTGCTGCTTTATCccccag GTATTGACCTTATAGCTGCCTTCTATGGCTGTCTCTATGCGGGGGTCATCCCTGTGACGGTGAGGCCGCCCCACCCACAGAACCTGGCTGCCACTCTCCCCACGGTCCGCATGATCATTGAC GTGAGCAAGGCAGCCTGCATCCTCACCACTCAGCCTCTTATGAGGATCCTCAGGTCCAGGGAGGCCGCTGCCAGCGTCAACATCAAGACGTGGCCCACGATCATCGATACAG ACGATCTCCCCAGAAAGCGGCCTCCAAACATTTATAAACCGCCTACAGCTGAGATGCTGGCCTACCTGGACTTCAGCGTGTCCACCACTGGCATGTTGACTGGAGTCAAG ATGTCTCATGCTGCGATCAGCACTCTGTGCCGCTCCATTAAGCTGCAGTGTGAGCTCTACTCTTCACGCCAAATAGCCATCTGCCTGGACCCATACTGTGGCCTGGGCTTTGTCCTGTGGTGCCTCTCCAG TGTTTACTCAGGTCACCAGTCCATCCTTATTCCTCCTCTGGAGCTGGAGAGCTCACTGCCTCTGTGGCTGAGCACGCTCAGTCAGTACAAGATCAGAGACACCTTCTGCTCCTACTCGGTCATGGAGCTCTGCACCAAAGGTCTGGGAACCCAGACAGAGATGCTGAAG GCGCGGGGTCTGAACCTGTCGTGCGTGCGTAGCTGTGTGGTGATAGCGGAGGAGCGTCCTCGTCTTGCTCTCACGCAGTCCTTCTCCAAGCTCTTCAAAGATATCGGCCTTTCCGCGCGTGCCGTCAGCACCGCCTTTGGCTCCAGGGTCAACCTGGCCATCTGCCTGCAG GGCACTGCTGGACCGGACCCCTCCACCGTCTATGTTGACATGAAGTCGCTTCGCCACGACAG GGTGAGGCTTGTGGAACGAGGAGCACCACAGAGTCTTCCACTCATGGAGTCTGGCACT ATCCTCCCAGGAGTGAGGGTCATCATAGTCAACCCAGAGACCAGAGGGCCGCTCGGAGATTCGCATCTCGGGGAG ATCTGGGTAAACAGCCCTCACTGTGCCAGTGGCTACTACACCATCTACGGGGAGGAGAGCCTCCAGGCAGACCACTTCAACACCAAGCTCAGCTTCGGGGAGCCCCACACCCTGTGGGCCAGGACGGGCTACCTGGGATTCATCAAGAGGACCGAGCTACTGGATGCCAGCGGAG ATCGTCACGACGCCTTGTTTGTGGTGGGCTCTCTCGATGAAACGTTGGAGCTGAGGGGGCTGCGCTATCACCCCATCGACATCGAGACATCGGTGTCGCGAGCCCACCGCTGCATCGCAGAAAG CGCCGTGTTCACGTGGACCaacctgctggtggtggtggcggaaCTCAGCGGCTCGGAGCAGGAGGCCCTGGACCTGGTGCCCCTCGTCACCAACGTGGTCCTGGAGGAGCACCACCTCATCGTCGGGGTGGTGGTCATCGTGGACCCCGGGGTGATCCCCATCAACTccagaggagagaagcagaggatgcACCTGCGAGACTCCTTCCTGGCAGACCAACTGGACCCCATCTACGTGGCCTACAACATGTGA